A region from the Pseudomonas sp. KU26590 genome encodes:
- a CDS encoding TonB-dependent siderophore receptor codes for MLGMCSATALLCSLGMSPVAWAEEMQLDAVNIDATSQPEVSETEHSRDSYQARKATVATRTEAPLVEVPQSVNVVTNRVIEDRQPSSLDEAINAVSGVKQGNTLGGTQDAIQKRGFGTNRDNSIMRDGMQSVRARNFTPTTERIEVLKGPASMLYGVQDPGGVINVVTKKPELVEARSISAFGSSFGGGGEQIDLTGPVGTNGLAYRVIADKQNYDYWRNFGSIDQSVIAPSLAWYGDDTTVSVAYEHMEYSVPFDRGTQINPKTGKVLDIPRSRRLDEPFNVTTGRSDSLDLRMDHRLNDTWTLRTGYAYSRNYYNDYQSRFISANYNTGAVTRRGDATRDAVQFAHTATVSALGNLYWGDVRHEVLIGADYMKNDRDLGDLYRSTNKVDFNYNAPVYGVTQQPTTVNAAQSDQTDHLRTHAFFVQDAMHLGEKWILQTGLRYDAFDELTGKGRPFVVGADVKDSKVVPRVGLVYLIQPDWSVYGSYTESFRPNTSIASPIGDLPPEEGKAYEIGTKFQNDAITATVALFNINKQNVQTSEACGTETCTRVSGEVRSRGLEADITGQLNEFWSVTGSYAYTDTKVLEDPILKGEPLDGVSKHTGAVYLTRDFGHVGVGDLRAGAGARFASRWGVNDGAGKEYYLPSSKVADAFVAYKVKLDERDVTLQLNLKNVFDEKYYTSASGLGSPAISIGEPRQLVARVKLDF; via the coding sequence TTGTTGGGCATGTGCTCAGCCACGGCGCTGTTGTGCTCGCTGGGCATGAGCCCCGTTGCCTGGGCTGAAGAAATGCAGCTGGACGCGGTCAACATCGACGCCACGTCCCAGCCAGAGGTCAGCGAAACCGAGCACAGCCGCGACAGCTATCAGGCGCGAAAGGCCACCGTGGCCACGCGCACCGAAGCGCCGCTGGTGGAAGTGCCGCAGAGCGTCAACGTGGTCACCAACCGGGTCATCGAAGACCGCCAGCCGTCCAGCCTGGACGAGGCGATCAATGCGGTCAGCGGCGTCAAGCAGGGCAACACCCTGGGCGGCACCCAGGACGCGATCCAGAAGCGCGGCTTCGGCACCAACCGCGACAATTCGATCATGCGCGACGGCATGCAATCGGTGCGGGCGCGTAACTTTACCCCGACCACTGAGCGCATCGAAGTGCTCAAGGGCCCGGCGTCGATGCTCTACGGCGTGCAGGACCCGGGCGGCGTGATCAACGTGGTGACAAAGAAACCGGAGTTGGTCGAGGCCCGTTCCATTTCTGCGTTCGGCAGCAGCTTTGGCGGCGGCGGCGAGCAGATCGACCTGACCGGCCCGGTCGGCACCAACGGCCTGGCCTACCGGGTGATCGCCGACAAGCAGAACTACGATTACTGGCGCAATTTCGGCAGCATCGATCAGTCGGTCATCGCGCCGTCGCTGGCCTGGTACGGCGACGACACGACGGTGTCGGTGGCCTACGAGCACATGGAATATTCGGTGCCCTTCGACCGTGGCACGCAGATCAACCCCAAGACCGGCAAGGTCCTGGACATCCCGCGCAGCCGGCGTCTGGACGAGCCGTTCAACGTCACCACCGGGCGCTCCGACTCCCTCGACCTGCGCATGGACCATCGCCTCAACGACACCTGGACCCTGCGCACTGGCTACGCCTACAGCCGCAATTACTACAACGACTACCAGTCGCGCTTCATTTCGGCCAACTACAACACCGGCGCCGTCACCCGTCGCGGTGACGCCACCCGCGATGCGGTGCAGTTCGCCCACACCGCCACCGTCAGCGCGCTCGGCAATCTGTACTGGGGCGATGTGCGCCACGAAGTGCTGATCGGCGCCGATTACATGAAGAACGACCGGGACCTGGGCGACCTGTACCGCAGTACCAACAAGGTCGACTTCAATTACAACGCGCCGGTGTATGGCGTCACTCAGCAACCGACTACGGTCAATGCCGCCCAGAGCGACCAGACCGATCACCTGCGCACCCACGCGTTCTTCGTTCAGGACGCCATGCACTTGGGTGAGAAGTGGATTCTGCAGACCGGCCTGCGCTATGACGCCTTCGACGAGCTGACCGGCAAGGGCCGGCCGTTCGTAGTCGGTGCAGATGTAAAGGACAGCAAAGTCGTGCCCCGCGTCGGGCTGGTGTACCTGATCCAGCCGGACTGGTCGGTGTACGGCAGCTACACCGAGTCGTTCCGCCCGAACACGTCGATTGCTTCGCCGATCGGCGACCTGCCGCCGGAGGAGGGCAAGGCTTACGAAATCGGCACCAAGTTCCAGAACGACGCGATCACCGCGACAGTGGCGCTGTTCAACATCAACAAGCAGAACGTGCAGACCAGCGAAGCGTGCGGCACCGAGACCTGCACGCGAGTGTCCGGCGAGGTGCGCTCGCGCGGGCTGGAAGCGGACATCACCGGGCAGTTGAACGAGTTCTGGAGCGTGACCGGCAGCTACGCGTACACCGACACGAAAGTGCTGGAGGACCCGATCCTCAAGGGCGAGCCGCTGGATGGTGTGTCGAAGCACACTGGTGCGGTGTACCTGACCCGTGACTTCGGCCACGTTGGCGTGGGTGATCTGCGCGCGGGTGCCGGTGCGCGGTTTGCCAGCCGTTGGGGTGTGAACGATGGCGCGGGGAAGGAGTATTACCTGCCGTCGTCGAAAGTCGCCGATGCGTTTGTGGCTTATAAGGTGAAGCTGGACGAGCGG